DNA from Kineococcus mangrovi:
GGGGCAGCAGCGCGACCAGCGCGACGACGGCCAGGACGACGCGGACCCCGCTGCGGCGCAGGGTCGCCGCCGGGCTCGCGGCGCTCACCGGTCGGCCCTCACGGCGCGCGCCCGCAGCAGCGTGACGACGGTGGTCAGGACACCCACGACGAGGCCGAAGACGAGGGTCTCGGCCGCGGCCGTGCCGATCTCGTAGCTGCCGCGCAGGCCCGTCCGGAAGATCTCGAAGCTGGAGACGATGGTGGCCACCCCCGGCCCGCCCTGCGTCACGACCGTCACCAGGTCGAACACCTTCAGGCCGATGACGAGTTCGAGCAGCAGGACCGAGAACACGTTCGGGGCGATGACCGGCCAGACGACGTTCGTGAACGACCGGAACGGGCCCGCGCCGTCGAGGGCGGCCGCCTCGCGCAGTTCTTCGGGGACCCCGAGCAGCGCCGCGAACACGAGCAGCGTCACCAGCGGGGTCCACTGCCAGACGTGCATGACGACGAGCGCGCCGAACGCGCCGACGCTGTCGCCGAGGGGGTTCGCGCCGGGGAACCCCAGAGCGGAGAACAACCCGCCGAAGGCGCCGCCGACGGGGGCCAGCATGAGTTTCCACGCCACCCCGACCATGACCGGCGGGGTGACGAGCGGCAGCAGCAGGATCGTCCCGACGACGCCGAACCGCGTCCCGCGCGCGTGCAGCAGCAGGGCCAACGCCGCTCCGAGCACCGTCGCCGCCAGCGCGGCGACGACGGCGAACACGACCGAACGCAGGAGGGAGCCGGCGAAGGCGAGGGACTCCCAGGCGTCGACGAAGTTGTCCGTCCCGGTGAAGCGCTGCAGCGGCCGGGCCAGCGACGACTTCGTCACCGCGAGCGCGACGACGAACAGCGTGGGGTAGACGAGCATGAGGGCGAGCCCGGCCAGGCTGGGCGCCGCCAGCCAGGCCGGGACGTGCCCGGGGCGGTGGCGGCCGGGGACCGCGCGGCGGGTGCCGTCGGCGCGCGACCCCCGCCGCGGCCGCGGCAGCCCCGCACGGGTCCGTTCGTCGAGCTGCGTCATCCGAGCGTCTTCTCCCAGCTCTGCGCGGCCTCGTCGAGCGCGGCCTGCGGCGGGGTCTTCCCCTGGATCGCCAGCGCCAGCTGGTCGACGAGGTCCTGCAGCGCCTTGGGCGCCCCCTGCTGGCTCGGCCACGCCAGCGGCGTGCCGTCCAGGCCCTCGCGGATGACGTCGGTCGCCTTGCCGGCGGCCTGCGCGTAGGAGTCCGCGTCCAGCACGGACGTGCGGGCCGGGTCGATGCCGGACCCGGCGGTCGAGGCGAGCAGGAGGTTGTTCTCCCTGCTCGTCGCCCACTGCACGAACGCCGCGGCCGCGTCCTGCTGCTTCGACGCGCTGGAGACGCCGAGGCCGAAGCCGGCGTCCAGAGCCGTCCGCGGCGTCGTGTTCCTCCCCCCGACCGGCAGCGTCACGACGCCCCACTTGTCGACGATCTTGGAGCTCGACGGGTCCTGCGCCTTCAGGCCGAGGTCGGTCCAGGTGTCGAGCATGGCGCCCTGGCCCGACAGGAAGGCCGAGTTGGCCTGGTCGAAGCCCGTCTGCAGCGGCGTCGGCAGCGCCGAGGGGGACACGTCGATGAGGTGCTGCAGCGCCGCGAGACCCTCCTCGCCCGCGAAGGCCGGCCTGCCGTCGCCGTCCACCAGCGTCCCGCCGTACCCGGCGAGGCGGTTGATGAAGGAGCAACCCAGGATCATCGGGACCTGCTGGCCCTCGACGATGGCGCCGTAGACCGTCCCGCCGGAGTCCTTGGTGATCTTCTCGGCGGCCGCGTCGTACTCGTCCCACGTCGTCGGCGGCTCGACGCCGTACGTCTGGAAGACCTCGGCGTTGTAGTAGAGGACGTGCGTGTCACCGTCGAAGGGCAGGCCGTAGCGCTTGCCGTCGATGAGCGTGTAGGGGTCGTAGATCGACGGCAGGAAGTCGTCGGTGGCGATCTCGCCGTTGGCGCCGATCCACTCGGTGAGGTCGACGAGGGCGTCGGCCTCCACGAGCTCGCCGAGGCCGAAGTAGAAGTAGTCGAAGACGTCGAACTCGCCGTCCCCGCCCTGCACGTCGAGGATCTGCTTGCTCGTCAGCTGGTCGTAGGGGATCGCGGTGACCTGGAGCTCGCCGCCGAACTCGTCGGCGAACTTCTTGCCCAGCAGCTCGGTGAAGGCCAGCACGTGCGGCTGGTTGACCATCAGCTTGAGCGTCGTACCCGTGAGGTCGACGGCCTTCTGCGCGGCCAGGCCCGACGCCGCGGAGCCCTCGCCGCAGGCGGCGAGGCCACCGGTGGCGGCCAGGGCGCCGACGCCGAGGGCGCCCGACAGGACGCGACGGCGGCTGGCGAGGAGGCGGGCGGTGCTGGGCTGGGGCAGGTGGGTGCGACGGGGCGCGGACATGGCTGTGCTCCGGGAGTAGGCGGACGGGACGTCCGTCGGGGGGTGCGCGCGGACGGCGCGCTCGTGCGGGACGGGGTGTGACGTGGGGTGAGGACCCCGGGGGAGGTGGCGGCGGCCGGTCAGGCCGCGGGCGACGTCCTCCGGCACGTCGAGGAGCCCGGGCGACAGGCCATGGAGGCTGTGCGCGCGAGGTCGACGTGGTAGCGCCGGGTGAGCTGGGTGCAGCTGTCCACTACGAGTCCTCCATCGCCCCTGGCGGGAGCACCTGCCGCTCGCGCGGTGGTTGCTGTGGCGTCGTCGAGCCAGGTCTCTCGGCCACTCTGGATGGTGTTGCAGCGAGCGTAGCGGACGGCGGCGGCCGGTGGGGACGAGTCCGGCGGACGCGAGTGCGCAGGGTCCCCTCGGACGGGCTGTGCCACACTGAGGACGGCCGTGCGGTCCCTCACACCGGGCGCGCGGTCCGCCGTCGAGACCGTCGCCTGGTGCGTGGGTCCCGGGCAGCGCCGCGGTCTCGTGGAAGGACCTCGCAGGCGCCCCGGCCCGAGCCCCGGACGACGACCGTCGGTGGCTCCGGGGGGAGCACGCGCCGCGCGACCCCTCCGGTGCACCAGGACTTCCGTCGGGCGCGGGTCGACCCGCCCGGCGATTCCGACGAGGACGCCCGGGCGTCCGCGGGGACCAACCGGTGGAGCGGGCGCTGCGGGCCGTGCGGAGCACCCGTGACGAGCACACCTGACGACAACGCCACCACGACGCCGGAGGTGGCGCCGACGAGGCCCCGCCGCCGGCGAGCGGCCAGCCGGCCCGCGGGCCCCCCGGCCTCCGTGGAGGCGGCCGACCCGACCACTTCCGCCGACGCTCCGGGCGTTCCCGCGACCACCGGCGCCGGCGGGGCGGGTGACGTCCCGGCTCCCGCCGCCGCAGCCGTCGCCGAGCCCCCCTCCGAGCCCCCCGCCGAGCAGGCGCCGCCGGTCACCTCCGAGGACGCCCCGGCCCCGCGGCGACGTGCCCGCCGCGCCACCCGCAAGGTCACCACCCCCGAGGTCCCGGCCGCCGAGGTCACCACCCCCGAGGTCCCGGCTGCCGAGGCACCCGCGGCGGGCTCCGGCGCCGTCGCCGAACCGGTCGCCGAACCGGTCGCCGAACCGGCTCCGGCCCCCGCCCGCCGTCGCCGGGCCCGCAAGACCGCCGGCGCACCGGCTGCCGTCGAGACGCCCGCCGAGGCACCTCTCGAGGCGCCCACCGAGGCCGTCCAGGCCGGCGCCGGGACCGTGGCGGCCCCCGCCGTCGCGGCCGCCGAGGACGCCCCGGTCGAGGAGGCGCCGGTCCAGACCCCCGTCGAGCAGGAGGCGCCCGCCGCCCAGGACGCACCGTCCGAGGCCGACGACCTCATGGACGACCCGGTCCTGCTGCGCGCGGCCGGCTTCGCCCGCGGCACCCGCCGTGGCGGCACCGACGACCGGGAGGAGACCGCCGAGCGCGCCGCCGACGCCGCGGCCCGGGCGACCGCGCTGTTCTTCCAGGCCCCCGACGCCGAGACCCCGCCGCGTCGGCGCCGCGCCTCGGCCCCCGCGGGCCCGCCGCCGGGAGCCCGCCCCCTCGACGAGCACCGCGCGGGCGAGGCCGGTGACCGGGACGAGGGCGACGCCGAGGACGGCGCCGAGGACGGGTCCCCGCGCGACGGCGAGGTGCTGGACAGCCTGCGGGACCTGCGCCGTTCCCGCGGCACCCGGCGCCGGGACGCCGAGGACACCGACGAGGACACCGACGAGGACACCGACGAGGACACCGACGAGGACCGGTCCGAGGAGGCCGACGAGGAGGGCGACGAGGACGGGGACACCCGTGACGAGGACGGCGGCGCCCCCCGCCGCCGTCGCCGCCGCGGGGGTCGCGGCCGCCGCAGCCGTGGCCGGGACGCCGAGGACGACGCCGCCGACGACGGCGCCGACGGTGCGGACGACTCCGCCCCGGAGGGTGCGGACAACTCCGACGAGGACGAGGACACCGACGCCTCCGACGCCCCCGACGACGAGCAGTCGGGCTCCTCGCGGCGCCGCCGGCGTCGCCGGCGCCGCGGGGGGTCCGGCGACGGGGACGACGTCTCCGGCGACGACCCGCCGAACACCGTCACCCGGGTGCGCGAACCGCGGCGCTCGCGCGGCACCGGCGAGGACGAGATCACGGCGCTGCGCGGCTCGACCCGCCTCGAGGCCAAGAAGCAGCGCCGCCGCGAGGGTCGCGAGGCCGGGCGCAAGCGCGCCATCCTCACCGAGGCCGAGTTCCTGGCGCGCCGCGAGGCCGTCGAACGCGTCATGGTGGTGCGTCAGCAGGACGACCGCACGCAGATCGGCGTGCTCGAGGACGAGGTGCTCGTCGAGCACTACGGCGCCCGGCAGGCGCAGACGACGATGGTCGGCAACGTGTACCTCGGCCGCGTCCAGAACGTGCTGCCGAGCATGGAGGCGGCCTTCGTCGACGTCGGCAAGGGACGCAACGCGGTCCTGTACGCCGGTGAGGTCAACTGGGACGCCGCCGGGCTCGAGGGCCAGCCGCGCCGGATCGAGGCCGCGCTGAAGTCCGGCGACCCCGTCCTCGTCCAGGTCACCAAGGACCCGGTCGGGCACAAGGGCGCCCGCCTGACCAGCCAGGTCTCGCTGCCCGGCCGCTACCTCGTGTACGTGCCTCGTGGGTCCATGACCGGCATCTCGCGCAAGCTGCCCGACACCGAGCGGGCGCGCTTGAAGAAGGTGCTCAAGGAGGTCGTGCCGCCGGGGGCGGGCGTCATCGTCCGCACCGCGGCCGAGGGTGTCCACGAGGACGAGCTGCGCGCCGACGTCCAGCGCCTGCAGGCGACGTGGGAGGCCATCCAGGCCAAGTCCCGGAGCAAGAACGCGCCGCAGCTGCTGCACGGCGAACCCGACCTGACGGTCCGCGTCGTGCGCGACGTCTTCAACGAGGACTTCACCAAGGTCGTCGTGTCCGGGGAGCAGGCCTGGGAGGCCGTCCACGGGTACGTCGCCGACGTCGCCCCGGACCTCGCCGACCGGCTGGAGCGCTGGGAGGGGTCCCGGGACGTCTTCGAGCACCACCGGATCGACGAGCAGCTGCAGAAGGCGCTGGGCCGCAAGGTCTGGCTGCCCTCGGGCGGCTCCCTCGTCATCGACCCGACCGAGGCCATGCACGTCATCGACGTGAACACCGGGAAGTTCACCGGGGCCGGCGGGACGCTGGAGGAGACCGTCACGCGGAACAACCTCGAGGCCGCCGAGGAGATCGTCCGGCAGCTGCGGCTGCGCGACGTCGGCGGGATCATCGTCATCGACTTCATCGACATGGTCCTGGAGTCCAACCGCGACCTCGTCCTGCGCCGGCTCGTGGAGTGCCTGGGCCGGGACCGCACCAAGCACCAGGTCGCCGAGGTGACCTCGCTGGGGCTGGTCCAGATGACCCGCAAGCGCACCGGCCAGGGCCTGGCCGCGGTCCTGGAGGAGCTCGACGCGGCGGCCGACGCGAACCCCGCGCCGCAGCCGCCGCCGTCCTCCGGTGGCGAGGGCGGTGGCAACGGCGGCGGGAACGGTGGCGGGAGCGGTGGCGGCAAGTCCCGTCGCCGCCGCGGCCGGGACCGGTCGGCCGAGGAGGCCCGCCCCGAGGCGGCCGGCTCCGACGGCGCCACCGCGAAGGACCCCGGGCAGGAACCCGCCAAGGAGTCGGTGAAGGACCCGGCCGTGCTCGCCGCCATCGCCGCGGTCGCGGCGGCCGGGCGGCGCGAGCGGGACACCTCCGCGCCCGTCCCTGAACCGGCCGCGACGCCGGCGGGGGAGTGAGCGCGTCGTTTTGACCCCGGGGGGAAGCGTTCCGTACTCTTACCCCTTGGTGCGCCGTCGTGCGCGAGCCCCGGACCGCGTCTGCGGACCGGCGGCGATCCAGTTCGTGACGAGAGAAACGGGTTCGTTGTGGTGTACGCCATCGTCCGCGCCGGCGGCCGGCAGGAGAAGGTCTCGGTCGGCGACGTGCTGACCATCGACCGGGTCCCCGTGGCCAGCGGGGAGACGCTGCAGCTGCAGCCCCTGCTCCTCGTCGACGGTGAGACCGTCACTCACGACGCCTCGGCGCTCGCGGGTGTCAAGGTCGTCGCCGAGGTGGTCGAGGAGGCCAAGGGCCCCAAGATCACCATCCTCAAGTACAAGAACAAGACCGGGTACCGCAAGCGCCAGGGTCACCGCGCGAAGCTCACCCGCGTCAAGATCACCAGCATCGGGGCGTGACGTCAGATGGCACACAAGAAGGGCGCGAGCTCCTCGCGCAACGGTCGTGACTCCGCCGCGCAGCGCCTCGGTGTGAAGCGCTTCGGTGGCCAGGTCGTCAGCGCGGGCGAGATCCTCGTCCGTCAGCGCGGCACCCACTTCCACCCCGGTGCGGGTGTGGGCCGCGGCGGCGACGACACGCTGTTCGCGCTGATCCCGGGGGCCGTCGAGTTCGGTACCCGTCGTGGTCGCAAGGTCGTCAACATCGTCGCGGGCGAGTGACGACCCACCAGTCGTGAACACGAGGGGCGGACCGGAGCGATCCGGTCCGCCCCTCGTGCGTTCCACCAGCGGCTCCACCCCCAGTTCGAGGAGAAGACATGTCGACGCACTTCGTCGATCGCGTCGTGCTGCACGCGTCCGGCGGTGACGGCGGCAACGGGTGCGCCTCGGTGCACCGCGAGAAGTTCAAGCCCCTCGGCGGGCCCGACGGGGGCAACGGCGGTCGCGGCGGTGACGTCGTGCTCGAGGTCGACCCCCAGGTGACGACCCTGCTGGACCTGCACCGCCGCCCGCACCGCAGCGCGCCCGACGGCCGCTTCGGCATGGGCAGCCACCGCAACGGCGCCGAGGGCGACGACCTCGTCATCGGCGTCCCCGACGGCACGATCGTGCGGTCCTCCTCGGGCGACCTGCTCGCCGACATGGTCGGCCCGGGCACGCGCTACGTCGTGGCCCCCGGCGGTCGCGGTGGCCTGGGCAACGCGGCGCTGGCGACGACCAAGCGCAAGGCGCCCGGGTTCGCCCTGCTCGGCGAGCCCGGCGAGCAGCTCGACGTCGTGCTCGAGCTCAAGACGCTCGCCGACGTCGCGCTCGTGGGGTTCCCCAGCGCCGGCAAGTCGAGCCTGGTCGCGGCGCTGTCCGCGGCCCGGCCCAAGATCGCCGACTACCCCTTCACGACGCTCGTGCCGAACCTCGGCGTCGTCGAGGCCGGGTCGACGCGCTTCACCGTCGCCGACGTGCCCGGGCTCATCCCCGGCGCCAGCGAGGGCCGCGGCCTCGGGCTGGACTTCCTGCGGCACGTCGAACGCTGCGTGGCCCTCGTCCACGTCCTCGACGGCGCGACCCTGGAGACCGACCGGGACCCGGTGAGCGACCTCGAAGCCATCGAGAAGGAGCTCGCGGCCTACACCGTCGACGACGGCACCGTCCCGCTGCAGGACCGGCCGCGCATCGTCGTCGTCAACAAGGCCGACGTCCCCGACGCCCGCGACATGGCCGACATCGTCCGCGAGGACCTCGAGAAGCGCGGCGCGCCCGTCTTCGTCGTCTCGGCGGTGTCCCGCACCGGGTTGCGCGAGCTGTCCTTCGCGATGGCCGAGCTCGTCGCGGCCTCCCGGGCGGCCGCCCCCGAGGCCGTCCCCACGCGGGTCGTCCTCAACCCGCCGGCCGTGGACGCCGCCGGCTTCTCCGTCACGCGCGAGGAGTACGGCGACCCCGAGCGCCCGCAGGTCCGGTTCCGCGTGCGGGGCGGGAAGCCGCGACGCTGGGTCCGCCAGACCGACTTCACGAACGACGAGGCCGTCGGGTACCTCGCCGACCGCCTCGCGCGGCTGGGGGTCGAGGACGAGCTGTTCAAGAAGGGGGCGACGCCGGGCGCCGAGGTGGTCATCGGCGACGACGCGAACGCCGTCGTCTTCGACTGGGAGCCCACGATGGTCGCCGGCGCCGAGGTGCTCGGCCAGCGCGGGTCCGACCTGCGCCTGGAGGACCAGTCCCGCCCCACCCGCGCGGCCAAGCGCGAGGAGGAGCGCGAGCGCCGCGCCGCCAAGGCCGCCGCGCGCGGGGAGCTGGAGACCGAGCGCCTCTCCGGGCACTGGACCGCGGACGACGACGGCCGCGACGACGGCGACGGCCGCGACGAGGACTGAGGAGCGCCGGTGGGTCGTCAGGACCTGGCCTCGGCACGCCGGGTCGTCGTCAAGGTGGGCTCGTCCTCGCTGACGACCGCGGCCGGGGGCCTGGACGACTCCCGGCTGGACGCGCTGGTCGACGTCCTGGCCCGCCGCCGGCTGGGGGGCGGGGACGTCGTCCTCGTCTCCTCCGGGGCGATCGCGGCGGGTCTGGCCCCGCTGGGCCTGGCGAAGCGCCCGCGCGACCTGGCGAGCCAGCAGGCCGCCGCGAGCGTCGGGCAGGGGCTGCTGCTCGCCGAGTACGCGAGGGCCTTCGGGCACGCCGGGCTGACGGTCGGGCAGGTGCTGCTGACGGCCGAGGACGTCGTGCGGCGCACCCACTACGGCAACGCGCAGCGGACGCTGGAGCGGCTGCTGACCCTCGGCGTCGTGCCCGTCGTCAACGAGAACGACACCGTCGCCACCCACGAGATCCGCTTCGGCGACAACGACCGGCTGGCGGCGCTGGTGGCCCACCTCGTCCGTGCCGACGCCCTCGTCCTGCTGTCCGACGTCGACGCGCTGTACGACGCGCCCCCCTCGCGCCCCGGCGCGCGGCGCATCGCGCACGTGCGCGGGCCCGAGGACCTGGCCGGGGTGACGGTCGGGTCGGCGGGGTCGGCGGGCGTCGGCACGGGCGGCATGACGACCAAGGTGGAGGCCGCGGGCATCGCCACGTCCGCGGGCGTCCCCGCGCTCGTGACGTCGGCCGCGCTGGCCGCCCCGGCCCTGGCGGGCGAGGACGTGGGGACGTGGTTCTCGGTGCCGCCCACGCGCGCGGCCCGGCGCAGCACCCGCCAGCTCTGGCTCGCCCACGCCGCCGCGCCCGCCGGGCGTCTCGTGCTCGACGAGGGGGCCGTGCGCGCGGTGCGCTCGAACCGGTCCTCGCTGCTGCCGGCGGGCGTCGTGGGGCTGTCCGGGCGGTTCCGGGCGGGTGACCCGGTCGACCTGGTCGACGGAAACGGCCACGCGGTCGCCCGGGGGCTGGTGAACTACTCCTCGGAGGAACTGCCGGACCTGCTCGGCCGCACGACGCGCGAGCTGGCTCGGCAGTGGGGTCCGGCCTACGAGCGCGAGGTCGTGCACCGCGACCACCTGGTCCTCCTGGGACGCTGAAGCAACCGGCGACCGGCGCGAACGGAAGGGACCGTGGTGGGCGAGCCGTTGCCCTTGTGGTCGGTGACGTTGACGGTGGCGGGGCACGCCACGGACGTCACGGAGGTGCGGTCGGCCCTGGACCGGCTGCTGGCCGAGCACCCGTTCCTGTCCAGCGTGCGCTACAGCGCCACGCGCGCCGAGCTGCGCTACTGGGACGAGGCCCGCGACGTCGACGACGCCGCGGCCATGGCGTTGCGGCTCTGGCCCGAGCACCGGGTCAGCGCCGGCCTGCCGGACTGGTCGGTCGTGGGCGTCGAGGTCGTCGACCGCGCCACGGTGGAGCACCGCGCCGAGGCGCAGGCCGCGGCCCGGCCCCGGCGCGGTGCGCCCGGCCGCCGGGCCCGGACGCTGGACCTCATCGGGGACATCGCCCCCTGGTGACCGTTCCGGCGGTGTCGCCGAAACATTGTTGAACAATCGGGGGTCGCGGCTAGGCTGATCGCCATGACCCTCGCCGCGACCCCCGACACCTCGCTCGAGGACGCCGTCCTCGACGTCTGCCGACGGGCCAAGGTCGCCTCCCGACCGCTGCGGGTCGCGACGCGGGCCACCAAGGACGCTGCGCTGCAGGCGGTCGCGGACGCCCTGGAGGCCGCGACGGACCGCATCGTGGCCGCCAACGAGATCGACCTGGCCCGGGGTCGCTCCGAGGGAACCTCCGAGCACCTCCTGGACCGGCTGGCCCTCGACCCCGCCCGGATCGCGGCCGTCGCCGCCGCCGTGCGCGAGGTCGCGGCCCTGCCCGACCCGGTGGGGGAGGTCGTGCGCGGGTCCACGCTGCCCAACGGGTTGCGGCTGCGGCAGCTGCGCGTGCCGATGGGTGTCCTCGGCGTCGTCTACGAGGCCCGGCCCAACGTCACCGTGGACGTGGCGGTCCTGGCCCTCAAGAGCGGCAACGCCGTCGTGCTGCGGGGCGGGTCCGCGGCCCTGGAGTCCAACACCGTCCTCGTCGAGGTCGTGCGCGGGGCGCTGGAGTCCGCCGGGCTGCCCGCCGACGCCGTGACGAGCATCGACGAGCACGGCCGCGACGGCGTCGGCGTCCTGCTCACCGCCCGCGGCCTGGTCGACCTGCTCGTCCCGCGCGGTGGGGCCGACCTCATCCAGCGCGTCGTGCGCGAGGCGACCGTCCCCGTCATCGAGACCGGCGTCGGCAACTGCCACGTCTACGTCGACGCCTCCGCCGACCTGCGCCAGGCCGTCGACGTCGTCCTGAACGCCAAGACCTCCCGGCCCAGCGTCTGCAACGCCGCCGAGACCGTCCTCGTCCACTCGGCGCTCGCGGCCGACTTCCTGCCGTCGCTGCTGACCGCCCTGCACGGGGCCGGGGTGGTCCTGCACGCCGACGAGCGCGCGGTCGAGGCGGCGCGGGTGGCGGGCGTGCCCGCGCAGGCCGTGACGGACGACGACTGGGCCGCGGAGTTCCACGGCCTCGAGATCGCCGTGGGGGTCGTCGACTCCGTGCAGGACGCGGTGGAGCACATCGGGCGGTGGAGCTCGGCGCACACCGAGGCGGTCCTGGCGACCGACGTCCGCGTCACCGACTTCTTCTGCGCCGCCGTCGATTCCGCCGTCGTGGCCGTCAACGCCTCCACCCGCTTCACCGACGGCGGCGAGTTCGGCCTCGGGGCCGAGGTCGGGATCTCGACGCAGAAGCTGCACGCCCGCGGCCCGATGGGGCTGGGCGAGCTGACGACGACGACGTGGCAGGTCCTGGGCGACGGGCACGTGCGCGGCTGACGGTCACGCGTCCTCGTCGAGGGAGTCATTCGCGACGAGGTACGTGGGTCGCTGCTGCAGCTGGACGTAGAGCCGGCCCACGTACTCGCCGAGCACGCCCAGGCACAGCAGCTGCAGCGTGCCGACGCCCGCGACGACGGCCAGGGTGGACGTCCAGCCCGGCACCGTCCGGCCGAGCGCGAACGAGGCGAGCACGTACAGCAGCAGCAGCGACGTCGCCAGCGCGCCGCCGAGGCCGAACAGGGACGCCAGCCGCAGCGGGGCCGTGGAGGACCCCGTGATGGCGTCCATCGACAGCCGCACCATCCGGGCCAGGGGGTACTTCGTCCGGCCGGCGCTGCGGGCCTGGCGCGCGTACCCGACGCTCGTGGAGGAGAACCCCAGCTCCGGGATGACCAGGCGCAGGACGCGGTGGGCCTCGGGCAGCCGCAGCACGGTGTCGACGACGCTGCGGTGGGTGAAGCGGAAGTCCCCGGCCTGCTCGGGGGCGCGGCCGCCGAGGGTGCGGACGAGGCGGTAGAACGCCGAAGCCGTCAGCCGCTTGAGGCGGGAGTCCACCGACCTGTCCTCGCGGACGGCGTAGACGACGTCGTGCCCGCGCCCGGCCGCCGCCAGCAGCCGGGGGAGCACCTCGGGCGGGTCCTGCAGGTCGGCGTCCATGGTCACCACGCCCGCCCGGGCCCGGGCGCGGGCCAGGCCGGCCGACAGGGCCGCCTGGTGCCCGGAGTTGGCCCGCAGGCGCACGACCCGCAGCTGCGGCCAGTCGCGCCGCAACCGGGCCAGGACGACGGGGGTGGCGTCGGTGCTGCCGTCGTCGACGACGAGGACCTCGTACCCGCCGAGCCCCTCGGCCAGCAGCCCGTCGAGCACCGGTCGCAGCCGGGCCGCGAAGGCGGGGAGCACCTCGGCCTCGTCGAAGGCGGGCACGACGACGGACAGGGCCGGTGCGTCGCGGGACGGGGCGGAGGACACGGGCCGATCCTGCCGCAGCGCCCGGGTGGGGGACGTGCGAGACTGGCGCGCACCGCCCCACCGCTCGTCGCACCCCGCAGGAGGACCCGACCATGCTGCACGCGCTCGTCGCCGAAGCCGCTCAGCAGACCGAGGAGACCCACGGCGCCGGCTTGCCCTCGCCCTACGTCTTCGGCATCGTCGCCCTCTGCGTCCTGGCCTCGATGCTCATCGTGACCGTGGCCTTCCGCAGCGTCGGGACCCGTCACTGACCTCCGTCCCGCAGGACGTGCCCGGACCCCCGCCGTCGCGGCGGCCCCGGCTGGGGGTGATGGGCGGCACGTTCGACCCGGTCCACCACGGTCACCTGGTCGCGGCCAGCGAGGTCGCGGCCCGGTTCGCCCTGGACGAGGTCGTCTTCGTGCCGACGGGCCGGCCCTGGCAGAAGTCGCGCGGGGACATCGCCCCCGCCGAGCACCGCTACCTCATGACCGTCATCGCGACGGCGTCCAACCCCCGCTTCACGGTCTCGCGCGTCGACATCGACCGCGGCGGGTTCACCTACACGATCGACACGTTGCGCGAACTGCGCGACCTGCGGCCCGAGGCCGACCTGTTCTTCATCACCGGGGCCGACGCGCTGGCGCAGATCCTGCAGTGGAAGGACGTCGCCGAGCTCTGGTCGCTGGCGCACTTCGTCGGCGTGAGCCGGCCCGGGCACGCCCTGAGCGACGACGGCCTGCCGATGGACGGGGTGAGCCTGCTGGAGGTCCCGGCGCTGTCGATCTCCTCCACGGACTGCCGCCGGCGCGTCGCCGACGGTCTGCCCGTCTGGTACCTCGTGCCGGACGGCGTCGTGCAGCACATCTCCAAGCACCGCCTGTACGCCCCCGCGGCGGTGGACGGTCCCGCGGTCCCCGCCGTGGGAGGATCGAGGGGCTGAACCGCCCGACCCCGCCTGACCGCGTGCCTTTCCCGAGGAGTCCCGTGCCCGCATCCGACCGTTCTCTCGAGCTCGTCCACGCCGCCGCGGCGGCGGCCGCCGACAAGCTCGCGACCGACGTGATGGCGCTGGACGTCTCCGACCAGCTGTTCATCACCGACGCCTTCCTGCTGGCCTCCGCGCCCAACGAGCGCCAGGTGCGCGCCATCGCCGAGGCCGTCGAGGAGAAGCTGCTGCCGCTGGGCGCCAAGCCGGTGCGGCGCGAGGGTGAGCGCGAGGGCCGCTGGATCCTGCTCGACTTCGTCGACGTCGTCGTCCACGTCCAGCACGTCGAGGAGCGCGAGTACTACGC
Protein-coding regions in this window:
- a CDS encoding glutamate-5-semialdehyde dehydrogenase, translated to MTLAATPDTSLEDAVLDVCRRAKVASRPLRVATRATKDAALQAVADALEAATDRIVAANEIDLARGRSEGTSEHLLDRLALDPARIAAVAAAVREVAALPDPVGEVVRGSTLPNGLRLRQLRVPMGVLGVVYEARPNVTVDVAVLALKSGNAVVLRGGSAALESNTVLVEVVRGALESAGLPADAVTSIDEHGRDGVGVLLTARGLVDLLVPRGGADLIQRVVREATVPVIETGVGNCHVYVDASADLRQAVDVVLNAKTSRPSVCNAAETVLVHSALAADFLPSLLTALHGAGVVLHADERAVEAARVAGVPAQAVTDDDWAAEFHGLEIAVGVVDSVQDAVEHIGRWSSAHTEAVLATDVRVTDFFCAAVDSAVVAVNASTRFTDGGEFGLGAEVGISTQKLHARGPMGLGELTTTTWQVLGDGHVRG
- a CDS encoding glycosyltransferase family 2 protein; this encodes MSSAPSRDAPALSVVVPAFDEAEVLPAFAARLRPVLDGLLAEGLGGYEVLVVDDGSTDATPVVLARLRRDWPQLRVVRLRANSGHQAALSAGLARARARAGVVTMDADLQDPPEVLPRLLAAAGRGHDVVYAVREDRSVDSRLKRLTASAFYRLVRTLGGRAPEQAGDFRFTHRSVVDTVLRLPEAHRVLRLVIPELGFSSTSVGYARQARSAGRTKYPLARMVRLSMDAITGSSTAPLRLASLFGLGGALATSLLLLYVLASFALGRTVPGWTSTLAVVAGVGTLQLLCLGVLGEYVGRLYVQLQQRPTYLVANDSLDEDA
- the nadD gene encoding nicotinate-nucleotide adenylyltransferase, whose translation is MPGPPPSRRPRLGVMGGTFDPVHHGHLVAASEVAARFALDEVVFVPTGRPWQKSRGDIAPAEHRYLMTVIATASNPRFTVSRVDIDRGGFTYTIDTLRELRDLRPEADLFFITGADALAQILQWKDVAELWSLAHFVGVSRPGHALSDDGLPMDGVSLLEVPALSISSTDCRRRVADGLPVWYLVPDGVVQHISKHRLYAPAAVDGPAVPAVGGSRG
- the rsfS gene encoding ribosome silencing factor, which codes for MPASDRSLELVHAAAAAAADKLATDVMALDVSDQLFITDAFLLASAPNERQVRAIAEAVEEKLLPLGAKPVRREGEREGRWILLDFVDVVVHVQHVEEREYYALERLWKDCPLLELPQPATSDQQA